From the Desulfovibrio legallii genome, one window contains:
- a CDS encoding NADH-quinone oxidoreductase subunit A yields the protein MAANDVMDLVYIMVFCLGGISFALGPFVLVFFLAPRLTRNTVGKTRQIVECGIDPIGDAWIKFGAVYYMYALLFLAFAVDILFLFPVAIIYAKTTIVSDLRAFVEVFLFVGILSLVIVYAWKKGVFQWQRKMFSDR from the coding sequence ATGGCCGCCAATGATGTTATGGACCTTGTCTACATTATGGTTTTTTGCCTGGGGGGCATCAGCTTTGCGCTGGGGCCATTTGTACTGGTCTTTTTTCTTGCGCCGCGTCTGACGCGCAACACTGTCGGCAAAACCCGGCAGATAGTTGAATGCGGCATAGACCCCATCGGCGACGCCTGGATAAAGTTCGGCGCTGTGTACTATATGTATGCCTTGCTTTTCCTGGCTTTTGCCGTGGATATTCTGTTTCTCTTTCCCGTGGCCATTATCTATGCCAAAACTACAATAGTCAGCGACTTGCGGGCATTTGTGGAAGTCTTCCTCTTTGTGGGCATTTTGTCCCTGGTTATCGTGTACGCGTGGAAAAAGGGAGTGTTCCAGTGGCAGAGGAAAATGTTTTCGGATCGGTAG
- a CDS encoding NADH-quinone oxidoreductase subunit B: MAEENVFGSVVQFSSLDRLLDLCRANSLWPMTFGLACCAIEMMAAGASRFDLARFGAEVFRPSPRQSDVMIVSGTVNKKMAPAVQTLYDQMPEPKWVIAMGNCAISGGPFVYEGQYGIVEGVDKLFPVDVYIPGCPPRPEALIEGILKLEEKLTGKRRWPVVTPPPLPGPAAAREASAQAAPQSDNDTDAPLAMEVNGHVA, from the coding sequence GTGGCAGAGGAAAATGTTTTCGGATCGGTAGTCCAGTTTTCGAGTCTGGACCGGCTGCTGGATTTGTGCCGGGCCAATTCGCTCTGGCCCATGACCTTTGGTCTGGCCTGCTGTGCCATTGAGATGATGGCCGCCGGCGCGTCACGCTTTGATCTGGCCCGCTTCGGGGCGGAGGTCTTTCGGCCGTCGCCGCGCCAGAGCGACGTGATGATCGTTTCCGGCACGGTCAACAAAAAAATGGCCCCGGCCGTGCAGACCCTGTACGACCAAATGCCCGAACCCAAGTGGGTCATTGCCATGGGCAACTGCGCCATTTCCGGCGGGCCCTTTGTCTACGAGGGGCAGTACGGCATTGTGGAAGGGGTGGACAAGCTCTTCCCCGTGGATGTCTACATTCCCGGCTGTCCGCCGCGGCCCGAAGCTCTTATTGAGGGCATCCTCAAGCTGGAAGAAAAACTCACGGGCAAGCGGCGCTGGCCCGTAGTGACGCCGCCCCCCCTGCCCGGACCCGCCGCCGCGCGGGAGGCGTCGGCCCAGGCCGCGCCCCAGAGCGACAACGACACGGACGCGCCCCTTGCCATGGAGGTGAACGGTCATGTTGCCTGA
- a CDS encoding NADH-quinone oxidoreductase subunit C, with protein sequence MSATPAHADPAALRARLAALPGVSVRDTDHAALGYDLEVRVPATAVPEAVGLLDAAGYFLEGMTGVDWLGERETLLKEAKAKAAAAAKAAADAEAAADGAATAPAAAPQEAAPGIPEEDELEVVYDCNRYAARHRVSVRVRVPRSAPQLPSIAQIYPIAHWHEREIHEFFGIVFTGHPYLVPLLLPEDADYHPLLKDYGA encoded by the coding sequence ATGAGCGCAACCCCCGCGCACGCGGATCCGGCAGCCCTGCGCGCGCGTCTTGCAGCCTTGCCGGGCGTGAGCGTGCGGGACACGGATCACGCCGCCCTGGGCTATGACCTGGAGGTGCGCGTGCCTGCAACGGCCGTTCCGGAGGCTGTGGGCCTGCTGGATGCGGCAGGGTATTTTCTTGAGGGCATGACCGGCGTGGACTGGCTGGGCGAGCGGGAAACCCTGCTCAAGGAGGCCAAGGCCAAAGCGGCTGCCGCCGCCAAAGCCGCGGCAGACGCGGAAGCTGCGGCGGACGGCGCAGCAACGGCCCCTGCGGCAGCCCCGCAAGAGGCGGCCCCCGGCATTCCCGAAGAGGACGAGCTGGAAGTGGTTTACGACTGCAACCGCTATGCGGCCCGGCACCGGGTGTCCGTGCGGGTGCGCGTGCCGCGTTCCGCCCCGCAGTTGCCGAGCATTGCGCAGATCTACCCCATAGCGCATTGGCACGAGCGCGAAATTCATGAATTTTTCGGCATTGTGTTTACGGGGCATCCCTATCTTGTGCCCCTGTTGTTGCCTGAGGACGCGGATTATCACCCCCTGCTCAAGGATTATGGCGCATGA
- a CDS encoding NADH-quinone oxidoreductase subunit D, with amino-acid sequence MNFLAQSPTDERFVLNLGPQHPATHGVLRVKVVMDGEYIVEAEPVLGYIHRMHEKMAENRTWAQFMANTGRMDYLHALAYNFGYACVVERAAGIEAPERAQYIRVITTELNRVSSHLLWLGAFVLDLGGFSPLLYAFDDREQILDLLESVTGSRLTYCYFRFGGVYNDVDENFVAGTRAFIKRMRSRLPMYHNLVTKNLIFRQRLEGVGIVSAEMCRKYGATGPVARGAGIAFDVRRHEPYSVYDRFRFDVPVYHEADSLARYNVRMDEMEQSLRIIEQALEQLPGGPVMAAKVPKNIKPPKGDYYHAVETARGLLGIHAVSDGTGSPWRLKLRTPCFSNLLVFGEACKGMLLPDALALLGSLDLVIPDIDR; translated from the coding sequence ATGAACTTCCTGGCCCAAAGTCCCACCGACGAGCGTTTCGTCCTGAACCTGGGGCCGCAGCATCCCGCCACGCACGGCGTGCTGCGCGTCAAGGTCGTCATGGACGGGGAGTATATTGTGGAGGCCGAGCCCGTGCTGGGCTACATCCACCGTATGCACGAAAAGATGGCTGAAAACCGCACCTGGGCGCAGTTCATGGCCAATACGGGCCGTATGGACTACCTGCACGCCCTGGCCTACAATTTCGGTTACGCCTGTGTGGTGGAGCGCGCCGCTGGCATTGAAGCGCCGGAGCGCGCCCAGTACATCCGGGTCATCACCACGGAGCTCAACCGCGTTTCCAGCCATTTGCTCTGGCTGGGGGCCTTTGTGTTGGACCTTGGCGGCTTCTCCCCCCTGCTGTATGCCTTTGACGACCGCGAACAGATTCTGGACCTGCTGGAGTCCGTGACCGGATCCCGCCTGACGTACTGCTATTTCCGCTTCGGCGGGGTCTACAACGACGTGGACGAAAATTTTGTGGCCGGGACGCGGGCCTTCATTAAAAGGATGCGTTCCCGTCTGCCCATGTACCACAACCTGGTTACCAAGAATCTTATTTTCCGCCAGCGCCTGGAAGGTGTGGGCATTGTCTCTGCGGAAATGTGCCGCAAGTACGGGGCCACGGGACCGGTGGCGCGCGGCGCGGGCATTGCCTTTGACGTGCGCCGCCACGAGCCCTACAGCGTCTATGACCGCTTCCGCTTTGACGTGCCCGTATACCATGAGGCCGACTCCCTGGCGCGCTACAATGTGCGCATGGATGAGATGGAACAGAGCCTGCGTATCATTGAACAGGCTCTGGAGCAGCTGCCCGGCGGGCCGGTTATGGCGGCCAAGGTGCCCAAAAACATCAAGCCGCCCAAGGGCGATTACTACCACGCGGTGGAAACGGCGCGCGGCCTTCTGGGCATCCACGCCGTCAGCGACGGCACGGGTTCGCCCTGGCGGCTTAAGCTGCGCACGCCCTGTTTTTCCAACCTGCTGGTCTTCGGCGAGGCCTGTAAAGGCATGCTGCTGCCCGACGCTCTGGCGCTTCTGGGCAGCCTGGACCTGGTGATCCCCGACATCGACCGCTGA
- the nuoH gene encoding NADH-quinone oxidoreductase subunit NuoH codes for MNWNSEPLRLLLYLLGFLAFVALNAAYLVWVERKVAGHIQRRIGPKEVGPYGLLQPIADGVKLMVKQVFIPKDADGVLFCLGPVLVMTPAFLSFVALPYGPGLVARDLNLGLLAIYAFASVNVMGLLLGAWGSRNKFAVISAARVVSQNVAYEIPMLLVVVSLVMVTGTLNLGTTVAEQSGGFWHWNAFRLGASPLMPVACVIFFICMLAETNRAPFDMAEAESELVAGAFTEYSGMGFGVYFMGEYANVVVGSTLLTILFLGGWDCPLGLWPGPHWLLIKLYAVIFTVVWIRWTFPRTTFYGLLNLSWKVLIPVALINLLLTSALLKVF; via the coding sequence ATGAACTGGAACTCCGAACCCCTGCGCCTGTTGCTCTACCTTTTGGGCTTCCTCGCCTTTGTGGCCCTCAACGCGGCCTATCTGGTCTGGGTGGAGCGCAAGGTGGCCGGGCACATCCAGCGCCGCATCGGCCCCAAGGAAGTGGGGCCCTACGGTCTGTTGCAGCCCATTGCCGACGGCGTCAAGCTCATGGTCAAGCAGGTCTTTATCCCCAAGGATGCCGACGGCGTGCTGTTCTGCCTGGGGCCCGTATTGGTCATGACCCCGGCCTTTCTCAGCTTTGTGGCCCTGCCGTACGGGCCGGGGCTGGTGGCCCGCGACCTGAACCTGGGCTTGCTGGCCATCTACGCCTTCGCCTCGGTCAACGTCATGGGCCTTTTGCTGGGGGCCTGGGGCTCACGCAACAAGTTTGCGGTCATTTCCGCGGCGCGTGTGGTTTCTCAGAACGTAGCCTATGAAATTCCCATGCTGTTGGTGGTGGTCAGCCTGGTCATGGTCACGGGCACGCTCAATCTGGGCACGACGGTGGCCGAACAGTCCGGCGGCTTCTGGCACTGGAACGCTTTTCGCCTGGGGGCGAGCCCCCTCATGCCCGTGGCCTGCGTTATTTTCTTTATCTGTATGCTGGCTGAAACCAACCGCGCCCCCTTTGACATGGCCGAAGCTGAAAGTGAGCTGGTGGCCGGGGCTTTTACGGAATATTCGGGCATGGGCTTCGGCGTCTATTTCATGGGCGAGTACGCCAATGTGGTGGTGGGCTCCACCTTGCTCACCATTTTGTTTCTGGGCGGCTGGGATTGCCCCTTGGGTCTTTGGCCCGGTCCGCACTGGCTGCTTATCAAGCTCTACGCCGTCATCTTTACCGTGGTATGGATACGCTGGACCTTTCCGCGCACCACATTTTACGGCTTGCTGAACCTTTCGTGGAAGGTGCTTATCCCCGTGGCGCTCATTAACCTTCTGCTCACCAGCGCGCTGCTCAAGGTGTTTTAG
- a CDS encoding NuoI/complex I 23 kDa subunit family protein, with protein MTTYFKNIFAGGWSLVVGMGITLRYFFMPVVTSCYPRETPPIPPRYRGHIDLVYDPETGKDRCIVCGSCQKACPSGCISLEGEKLEGAKKKTLTRYELDFTRCSLCGMCVEACPTEALTFSREYNLAGFDAKDYHFDLVRRLKERP; from the coding sequence ATGACCACATACTTCAAAAATATTTTTGCCGGCGGCTGGAGCCTGGTGGTGGGCATGGGCATCACCCTGCGCTATTTTTTCATGCCCGTGGTCACAAGCTGCTACCCGCGCGAAACGCCGCCCATCCCCCCGCGTTACCGGGGGCACATCGACCTGGTGTACGACCCGGAAACGGGCAAGGACCGTTGCATTGTCTGCGGTTCCTGCCAAAAGGCCTGTCCGTCCGGCTGCATTTCTTTGGAAGGGGAAAAGCTGGAGGGCGCCAAGAAAAAAACGCTTACCCGCTACGAACTGGATTTTACCCGCTGCAGCCTGTGCGGCATGTGTGTGGAAGCCTGCCCCACAGAGGCCCTGACCTTTTCACGCGAATACAACCTGGCCGGCTTTGACGCGAAGGACTACCATTTCGATCTCGTCCGGCGGCTCAAGGAGCGTCCGTGA
- a CDS encoding NADH-quinone oxidoreductase subunit J codes for MFSPQTLAALAEGIFWFFVVVTFTGGVLAVGAHSLIRRVAGLALCFTGVAGLYYYLSSPFVAFMQMLIYVGALCVTITFAIMLAETTDARRAPRRRGFTVLLGAAGSVLVTVVLAGQALYGVWPQPPAAQAPGTVERVGEALLSTYSMSFELISVVLVVAMVGALALARHGREK; via the coding sequence ATGTTCAGCCCGCAGACCCTGGCGGCTCTGGCCGAAGGCATTTTCTGGTTCTTTGTGGTGGTGACCTTTACGGGCGGCGTGCTGGCCGTGGGGGCGCACTCGCTTATCCGCCGGGTGGCGGGGCTGGCCCTGTGCTTCACGGGGGTGGCGGGCCTTTACTACTATCTTTCCAGCCCCTTTGTGGCTTTTATGCAGATGCTCATCTATGTGGGCGCGCTTTGCGTCACCATCACCTTTGCCATCATGTTGGCGGAAACCACCGACGCCCGGCGCGCGCCCCGGCGGCGGGGCTTTACAGTGCTGCTGGGCGCGGCGGGCAGCGTTTTGGTGACGGTGGTTCTGGCGGGGCAGGCATTGTATGGCGTATGGCCGCAACCCCCCGCTGCACAGGCCCCCGGCACGGTGGAGCGCGTGGGCGAGGCTCTGTTGAGCACCTACTCCATGAGTTTTGAGCTTATTTCCGTGGTTCTGGTGGTGGCCATGGTAGGCGCGCTGGCCCTGGCGCGCCACGGGAGGGAGAAATGA
- the nuoK gene encoding NADH-quinone oxidoreductase subunit NuoK — protein sequence MIASASQSLEAYLIIGAGLFGLGLFGMAVRRTFIGMLIASELILCGASVNFMAFGRFTAPDPVAGQVATLFVMAIAAAEAVIVLSIILAVYRLYRSIETDGPSDMHG from the coding sequence ATGATCGCCAGCGCAAGCCAGTCGTTGGAAGCGTACCTGATTATCGGCGCGGGCCTGTTCGGTCTGGGCTTGTTTGGCATGGCCGTGCGGCGCACCTTTATCGGCATGCTTATCGCTTCGGAGCTGATCCTCTGCGGAGCTTCGGTGAATTTTATGGCTTTTGGGCGCTTTACGGCCCCGGACCCGGTGGCGGGGCAGGTGGCCACCCTGTTTGTCATGGCCATTGCGGCGGCAGAGGCGGTCATCGTCCTCTCCATTATTCTGGCCGTATACCGGCTCTACCGCTCCATTGAGACGGACGGGCCCTCGGATATGCACGGCTAG